Proteins found in one Flavobacterium channae genomic segment:
- a CDS encoding GLPGLI family protein, which translates to MIHKKVVVILLFSLNILFSQSGQVVYEAMSKKYPETKENKGDVQIKNLENARISFELKFNNQNSFFYKLSLNKEDGYNLAEETLLIMLGFKEVYFELKEKLLHEDYGEFLIKTPSNHNWNISSESKKINNYLCYKATCTESYTARDGKNKERVITAWFCPELPYSYGPLEYNGLPGLILELEKNGNKVVAKSIVLSDKKISLELPNKKRISKEEYNQKIKENSEF; encoded by the coding sequence ATGATTCATAAAAAAGTTGTTGTAATCCTACTATTCTCACTTAACATTTTGTTTTCGCAAAGCGGACAAGTTGTTTATGAAGCAATGTCAAAAAAATATCCTGAAACAAAGGAAAACAAAGGAGATGTTCAAATTAAAAATCTTGAAAATGCAAGAATTTCCTTCGAATTAAAATTTAATAACCAAAATAGTTTTTTTTATAAATTAAGTTTAAACAAAGAAGATGGGTATAATTTAGCTGAAGAAACTTTGTTGATAATGCTTGGATTCAAAGAAGTCTATTTTGAATTAAAAGAAAAGTTATTACACGAAGATTATGGTGAATTTCTAATTAAAACTCCATCAAATCATAATTGGAATATTTCAAGTGAAAGCAAAAAAATTAACAACTACTTATGCTACAAAGCTACTTGTACTGAAAGTTATACAGCAAGAGATGGTAAAAACAAAGAAAGGGTAATTACGGCATGGTTTTGTCCTGAATTACCTTATTCTTATGGCCCTTTGGAATACAATGGATTACCAGGTTTAATTTTGGAATTAGAAAAAAACGGAAATAAGGTAGTGGCAAAATCAATTGTTCTATCGGATAAAAAAATCTCCTTAGAATTGCCAAATAAAAAAAGGATTTCTAAAGAAGAATACAATCAAAAAATTAAAGAAAATTCAGAATTTTAA
- a CDS encoding GLPGLI family protein: protein MKKTIIFLFFTTFISSFGQQNGIITYKSFFSIKQATEELKQQNRMWYQEELDHEMMAQLLRFTLQFNNEAAVFTMSENMISDLENQLSKRYTVGLFYGDDIFYINRKKDTLIEQLTYSFATLLRKRKASFIEWNLTTETKEIQGYKCYKATYTYVQKWKGREFLWPVVAWYCPEIPVPLGPTRYSGLPGLILELHEDEIAYVVEKIDLKTVPTKITEPTEGEMLSDEEIKNRDRRVKDELINNN, encoded by the coding sequence ATGAAAAAAACAATAATTTTTCTTTTTTTTACAACATTTATTAGTTCTTTTGGCCAACAAAATGGAATAATTACTTACAAATCGTTTTTTAGTATAAAGCAAGCCACAGAAGAACTCAAACAGCAAAACAGAATGTGGTATCAAGAAGAATTAGACCACGAAATGATGGCACAATTACTTCGATTTACGCTTCAATTCAACAATGAGGCCGCTGTTTTTACAATGTCTGAAAATATGATTTCAGATTTAGAAAATCAATTGAGTAAAAGATATACTGTTGGGTTGTTTTATGGTGATGACATTTTTTATATAAATAGAAAAAAAGATACTTTAATTGAACAGCTTACCTATTCATTTGCTACGTTATTAAGAAAAAGAAAAGCAAGTTTTATCGAATGGAATTTAACTACTGAAACCAAAGAAATTCAAGGCTATAAATGTTATAAAGCTACTTACACTTATGTTCAAAAATGGAAAGGTCGTGAGTTTTTATGGCCTGTTGTAGCTTGGTATTGTCCTGAAATTCCAGTTCCACTAGGCCCTACAAGATATTCTGGATTACCTGGATTAATTTTAGAATTACATGAAGACGAAATTGCCTATGTTGTTGAAAAAATAGATTTGAAAACTGTTCCTACTAAAATAACAGAGCCAACAGAAGGAGAAATGTTATCCGATGAGGAAATTAAAAACAGAGATCGAAGAGTTAAAGATGAACTCATAAACAATAATTAG
- a CDS encoding GLPGLI family protein has protein sequence MKKIYSLVIVLLFLTTIYSQNNKAIYSVTINNKDEITKSPYNSYYKIAQENSNQFTFQLNFSKDRSEFFIMDNLEIEYHSYRMVRAFSRYQGFTSITKDKTFIEKEIDNETYILEEKAAYNWSLTTETKKIGNYNCYKATTEKTIENKIIVPITAWYCPEIAYQFGPNGYGNLPGLIVELQIDNVIYGLKSITFDDSSIKFKEIDFKKIISKEKYEEIIKEKMKFILDE, from the coding sequence ATGAAGAAAATTTATTCGCTCGTAATTGTACTATTATTTTTAACAACTATTTATTCACAGAATAATAAAGCTATCTATTCTGTAACGATAAACAATAAAGATGAAATAACCAAATCACCTTACAATTCCTACTATAAAATTGCTCAAGAGAATAGTAATCAGTTTACTTTTCAATTAAATTTTTCAAAAGATAGAAGTGAGTTCTTTATCATGGATAACCTAGAAATTGAATATCATTCTTATAGAATGGTTAGAGCTTTTTCTAGGTATCAAGGTTTTACAAGTATAACTAAAGACAAAACTTTTATAGAAAAAGAGATTGATAATGAAACCTATATTTTAGAGGAAAAAGCAGCATATAATTGGTCTTTAACCACTGAAACTAAAAAAATCGGCAATTATAATTGTTACAAAGCGACAACTGAAAAAACAATTGAGAACAAAATAATAGTTCCTATAACAGCTTGGTATTGTCCTGAAATAGCGTATCAATTTGGGCCTAATGGATACGGAAATTTACCAGGATTAATTGTAGAACTCCAAATTGATAATGTTATATACGGATTAAAATCTATTACTTTTGATGATAGCTCCATTAAATTTAAAGAAATTGATTTCAAAAAAATTATTTCTAAAGAAAAATACGAAGAAATAATCAAAGAAAAAATGAAGTTTATATTAGACGAATAA
- a CDS encoding response regulator, translating into MKILIADDHQYMINSLKTIVNYAFEDVKTIHFVEAQNCKTAIFEINAFSAANENFDLAILDFSMPADTEKNILNGGDVCLFLREKMPSCKTLIFTAHLEDLILLDIDHKVKPDALIIKSDVKPEELITICSDVVVKGKKYSSPTVIEKKDKMWIEEIFTKESNRKIVELLSKGYKIKEIASELLLTEVAIQKRLAKIKQGLNITDDSSILREVKRRGYV; encoded by the coding sequence GTGAAAATCTTAATTGCTGACGACCATCAATACATGATTAACTCTTTGAAAACCATAGTAAATTATGCTTTTGAAGATGTTAAAACAATTCATTTTGTAGAAGCACAAAACTGCAAAACGGCTATTTTTGAAATTAATGCTTTTTCAGCAGCCAATGAAAATTTTGATTTGGCAATACTCGACTTTTCTATGCCAGCAGACACGGAAAAAAACATTTTAAATGGCGGTGATGTTTGTTTGTTTCTTCGCGAAAAAATGCCTTCTTGTAAAACGCTAATTTTTACAGCACATTTAGAAGATTTAATTTTACTTGATATCGATCATAAAGTAAAACCAGATGCTTTAATTATTAAAAGCGATGTAAAACCCGAAGAATTAATTACAATTTGTAGCGATGTTGTTGTAAAAGGAAAAAAATACAGCAGCCCAACTGTAATAGAAAAAAAAGACAAAATGTGGATTGAAGAAATTTTTACAAAAGAATCCAATCGCAAAATCGTTGAATTACTAAGCAAAGGTTATAAAATAAAAGAAATTGCTTCGGAACTTCTTTTAACAGAAGTTGCTATTCAAAAAAGGCTTGCCAAAATAAAACAAGGATTAAATATCACAGATGATTCCAGCATTTTACGCGAAGTAAAACGCAGAGGTTATGTTTAA
- a CDS encoding TonB-dependent receptor: MPKSIILLLLFPFFTFSQTLTGTVKDSLGNPLQNANVIAKPLVEKQGLKFAIADHLGRYKLELEKDVPYEVRVSYLGFIEEILNLPANFSQKEHHFKLKENGQELKEITITYDYKPVVVKKDTLIYDVKAFTSGNERKLKEQLEKLPGVEVDKNGGVTVQGKKVTKFLVENKSFFGGGTKLGVENIPADAVDKVEVIDNFNEVGFLKQVSDSEDLAMNIKLKEDKKKFIFGDVDAGAEVANDNGFYLGHAALFYYAPKTNVSFIGDLNNIGKRTFSFQDMMRFQGGASSFISGRKQLTDLYSFASDNTDVIENKSQFSAFNFRQEINSKLDVEGFAIFSKLFTSTLTESSIEYLQNTTATSEERINKGENKSILGIGNVKLNYMPNTKEKWFYNGQFQSSANDMTSVLNSRLDGQQTSFETLNSADNIQIKQFLEWHKQINSKHTTTLVINQSYDNQKPINTWLTDTEFLTGLIPLENDSFYNIQQVKKVKNSSMDALFKHYWIINNYNHLYTNVGNNLGTTQLQITEKQYLTDGTINDFATDGFGNDMDYLLNDLYLGLEYKFKIGKWVNKPAIYAHYYHLKTEQIANNYTLNNTFLQPSWLSEYEFNQSENLKFNYRLVNEFPEANRLLERYTLQSYNSVFKGNALLQNERFHNATLNYSRTSMYRGLMLFANASFTKKVRTIRNEIGLDGINQFTTPTITDNPETTYRVYGNIDKKINKFRLSFNANLSWFNYTQTVNSQTVINDRNNQNFGLRLRTANKKWPSVSVSYNKTFSQFSGLTSSKLTSDRIKFDLDIDFWKHFNFKTDYEVTYNKNSNNVATDFRIANAYLSYQKKNNPIRFELSAQNYLNNGTKINNSFSDFMISSSTTFTLPRVVMLTVSYKL, from the coding sequence ATGCCAAAATCCATAATTCTATTACTACTTTTTCCATTTTTTACATTTTCTCAAACCTTAACTGGTACGGTGAAAGACTCGTTAGGAAACCCATTACAAAACGCTAATGTAATTGCCAAACCTTTAGTTGAAAAACAAGGGTTAAAATTTGCTATTGCCGATCATTTGGGGCGTTACAAATTAGAATTAGAAAAAGACGTACCTTATGAAGTTCGGGTTTCGTATTTAGGTTTTATAGAAGAAATTTTAAATCTTCCGGCTAATTTTTCGCAAAAAGAACACCATTTTAAACTCAAAGAAAACGGGCAAGAATTAAAAGAAATTACCATTACCTACGATTACAAACCTGTTGTGGTTAAAAAAGACACGCTCATTTACGATGTAAAAGCGTTTACTAGCGGTAACGAACGCAAATTAAAAGAGCAACTAGAAAAACTACCAGGTGTAGAAGTAGATAAAAACGGTGGCGTTACGGTTCAGGGCAAGAAAGTAACCAAGTTTTTAGTAGAAAATAAATCATTTTTTGGAGGAGGAACAAAGCTTGGCGTAGAAAATATTCCAGCAGATGCCGTAGATAAAGTGGAAGTAATTGACAACTTCAACGAAGTAGGTTTTCTAAAACAAGTTTCTGATTCTGAAGACTTGGCGATGAACATCAAACTGAAAGAAGACAAAAAGAAATTCATTTTTGGCGATGTCGATGCAGGCGCTGAAGTTGCTAATGATAACGGATTTTATCTCGGTCACGCTGCTTTGTTTTATTATGCGCCAAAAACGAATGTGAGTTTCATTGGCGACCTCAACAACATTGGTAAACGTACTTTTTCTTTTCAAGACATGATGCGCTTTCAAGGTGGTGCTAGCAGCTTTATTTCGGGAAGAAAACAATTGACTGATTTGTATTCCTTTGCTAGCGATAATACAGATGTCATAGAAAATAAATCGCAATTTAGCGCTTTTAACTTTCGCCAAGAAATCAATTCTAAATTAGATGTGGAAGGTTTTGCTATTTTTTCTAAACTTTTTACCAGCACTTTAACCGAAAGTTCTATAGAGTATCTTCAAAACACAACCGCCACTTCAGAAGAACGCATCAATAAAGGCGAAAATAAATCGATTTTAGGCATCGGAAACGTAAAACTAAACTACATGCCCAACACAAAAGAGAAATGGTTTTACAACGGCCAATTTCAATCGAGCGCCAATGATATGACTTCGGTTTTAAATTCAAGACTCGATGGACAACAAACTTCGTTTGAAACTCTAAATTCAGCTGATAATATTCAAATCAAACAATTTTTAGAATGGCATAAGCAAATTAATTCTAAACATACCACCACTTTGGTCATCAATCAAAGTTATGACAACCAAAAACCTATTAATACTTGGTTAACTGATACTGAATTTTTAACCGGATTAATTCCATTAGAAAATGATTCGTTTTACAACATTCAGCAAGTAAAAAAAGTAAAAAACAGTAGTATGGATGCGCTTTTTAAACATTATTGGATTATCAACAATTACAATCATTTGTATACCAATGTTGGAAATAATTTAGGAACAACACAACTACAAATCACCGAAAAACAATACCTAACCGATGGCACTATAAATGATTTTGCTACAGATGGTTTTGGTAATGATATGGATTATTTGTTAAACGATTTGTATTTAGGTTTAGAATATAAGTTTAAAATTGGAAAATGGGTGAACAAACCTGCCATTTATGCCCATTATTATCATTTGAAAACCGAGCAAATTGCAAACAATTATACGTTAAACAACACATTTTTACAACCTAGTTGGTTAAGCGAATACGAATTCAATCAATCGGAAAACTTAAAATTCAATTACCGTTTGGTGAATGAATTTCCAGAAGCGAATCGTTTGTTAGAACGTTATACGCTACAAAGTTATAATTCGGTTTTTAAAGGAAATGCCTTATTACAAAACGAGCGTTTTCATAATGCCACTTTGAATTATTCTAGAACCAGCATGTATCGTGGTTTGATGTTATTTGCTAATGCTAGTTTTACCAAAAAAGTAAGAACCATTCGAAATGAAATTGGTTTAGATGGTATCAATCAATTTACTACACCAACTATCACAGATAATCCAGAAACTACCTATCGCGTTTATGGAAATATCGATAAAAAAATAAACAAATTTAGATTGAGTTTTAATGCTAATTTGTCGTGGTTCAATTATACACAAACGGTAAATAGCCAAACAGTAATTAACGACAGAAACAATCAAAACTTTGGTTTAAGATTACGAACAGCTAATAAAAAATGGCCAAGTGTTAGTGTGAGTTATAACAAAACGTTTAGTCAGTTTTCAGGATTAACAAGCTCTAAACTTACTTCAGATAGAATAAAATTTGATTTGGATATCGATTTTTGGAAGCATTTTAATTTTAAAACCGATTACGAAGTAACCTACAACAAAAACAGCAATAATGTAGCTACAGATTTTAGAATTGCCAATGCCTATTTGAGTTACCAAAAGAAAAATAATCCGATCCGATTTGAACTATCGGCTCAGAATTACTTGAATAACGGCACTAAAATCAACAATTCGTTTTCTGATTTTATGATTTCGAGTTCAACAACATTCACATTGCCAAGAGTTGTAATGTTGACGGTTAGTTATAAGCTTTAA
- a CDS encoding GLPGLI family protein — protein sequence MKKLILFLVFTSSIMGQNYKIVYGKSISNNEEDLEKITDINIKNNIVSINESFDQVEYELIISNNFAFFKYIKTLKMTGFNPRAITVGGGSGVHYYDKINNVAIYETEMTGKKYFIKSNINKYNWTITSETKSINNFLCYRAIAKVSYDDFRGKDTYEIEAWFCPEIPFSYGPDVYYGLPGLIFEARVVNSKVRFYLKSITKLDTEIPLQLPKEKTISEEEFTAIFNAEMKKLTEEN from the coding sequence ATGAAAAAACTTATTTTGTTTTTAGTATTTACTTCCTCTATAATGGGGCAAAATTACAAGATTGTATATGGTAAATCTATTTCTAACAATGAAGAAGATTTAGAAAAAATTACTGACATTAATATAAAAAACAATATTGTTAGCATTAACGAATCGTTTGATCAAGTAGAATATGAGCTTATTATTAGTAATAATTTTGCTTTTTTTAAGTACATAAAAACTCTTAAAATGACAGGTTTCAATCCGAGAGCAATTACAGTAGGAGGAGGTAGTGGAGTTCATTATTATGATAAAATAAATAATGTAGCCATTTATGAGACCGAAATGACTGGAAAGAAATACTTTATTAAGAGTAATATCAATAAATATAATTGGACAATAACAAGTGAAACAAAATCAATTAACAATTTTCTGTGTTATCGTGCAATAGCAAAGGTTTCCTATGATGATTTTAGAGGAAAAGATACTTATGAAATTGAAGCTTGGTTTTGCCCTGAAATTCCTTTCTCTTATGGTCCTGATGTATATTATGGTTTACCTGGATTAATATTTGAAGCTAGAGTAGTTAATTCAAAAGTTAGATTTTATTTAAAAAGTATTACAAAATTAGATACAGAAATTCCTTTACAACTACCAAAAGAAAAAACCATATCTGAAGAAGAATTTACAGCCATTTTTAATGCTGAAATGAAAAAATTAACGGAAGAAAACTAA
- a CDS encoding GLPGLI family protein → MLGRIIVLFIFVGNLSAQTNSLSVNYSLHIGFDEGFSTNAVLKDYYALAQKGAQAIKFRLEANKNVSYFKMEEVMTNSEIDFAISFSEASTSFFIDVVKEEKTQYESGFFGEFMIESKETTNWKLENETKQIGSYLCYKAISEQIVINPKGTFKHPIVAWYCPSIPFNFGPKGYNGLPGLILELQVRNITWGATKIELSNENKIIEKPKKGKLITQEEFKKILASPPILGN, encoded by the coding sequence ATGTTAGGGAGAATTATTGTATTATTTATTTTTGTTGGAAACCTTTCAGCGCAAACAAATTCATTAAGTGTAAACTATTCATTACATATAGGTTTTGATGAAGGCTTTTCAACCAATGCTGTTTTAAAAGACTATTATGCTCTAGCACAAAAGGGAGCTCAAGCAATTAAATTCAGATTGGAAGCAAATAAAAATGTTTCTTATTTTAAAATGGAAGAAGTAATGACAAATAGTGAAATTGATTTTGCTATTTCTTTTTCAGAAGCATCAACATCTTTTTTTATCGATGTTGTTAAAGAAGAAAAAACACAATATGAAAGTGGTTTTTTTGGAGAATTTATGATAGAATCCAAAGAAACTACAAATTGGAAACTAGAGAATGAAACCAAACAAATAGGTTCGTACTTATGCTACAAAGCCATATCAGAACAAATTGTTATAAATCCAAAAGGGACTTTTAAACATCCTATAGTGGCTTGGTATTGCCCAAGTATTCCTTTTAATTTTGGTCCAAAAGGATATAATGGCTTACCAGGATTAATTTTAGAATTACAAGTAAGGAATATTACATGGGGCGCCACAAAAATAGAACTTAGCAACGAAAACAAAATTATCGAAAAACCTAAAAAAGGAAAATTAATCACTCAAGAAGAGTTTAAAAAAATTTTAGCTTCACCACCAATTTTAGGAAATTAA
- a CDS encoding GLPGLI family protein, whose product MKYFFLLIFALFSLVTLAQKSGTITYSFKILEDEKLIKNETIGKFVLQAIEGAKHLKFELTFNDSISEFKLTKNLSLDGQNLEMTILHSRAKKEIYIFKNKIYYNNSGSIFKENEYLIIEPLNLNWVLTNESKIIDGYTCYKATNEYIVDNGKIFKHPVVAWFCPQIPISIGPKGYGGLPGLILELQEWNNVFGVEKIAFSNDVKEIVLPNEGKIITDQEFQNKVREFVKKQF is encoded by the coding sequence ATGAAATATTTCTTTCTACTCATCTTCGCTTTATTTTCTTTAGTCACTCTTGCACAAAAAAGCGGAACCATAACCTATAGTTTTAAAATATTAGAAGATGAAAAATTAATCAAAAATGAAACTATTGGAAAATTTGTTTTACAAGCAATAGAAGGCGCAAAACATCTCAAATTTGAATTAACGTTCAACGACTCTATTTCCGAATTTAAACTTACAAAGAACTTATCTTTAGATGGTCAAAACTTAGAAATGACAATACTTCATAGTAGAGCTAAAAAAGAAATCTATATTTTTAAAAATAAAATTTATTACAACAATTCGGGTAGCATTTTCAAAGAAAATGAATACTTAATAATCGAACCTTTGAATCTAAATTGGGTTCTAACAAATGAATCGAAAATCATTGATGGCTACACTTGCTATAAAGCAACTAACGAATATATTGTGGACAATGGTAAAATTTTCAAACATCCTGTAGTTGCTTGGTTTTGCCCTCAAATTCCTATCTCAATTGGACCAAAAGGCTATGGCGGTCTTCCTGGTTTAATATTAGAATTACAAGAATGGAATAATGTTTTTGGCGTTGAAAAAATTGCGTTTTCAAATGATGTTAAAGAAATTGTACTGCCAAATGAAGGAAAGATAATTACTGATCAAGAATTTCAAAATAAGGTTCGTGAATTTGTCAAAAAACAATTCTGA
- a CDS encoding GNAT family N-acetyltransferase — translation MIKFEIKRFNELSTAELYSLLQLRSEVFVVEQNCVYQDIDGKDEKALHVMGYYNGDLAAYSRLFNKGYYFDETSIGRVVVSPKYRDKKFGHDLMRVCIEAIKENYNETAITISAQEYLKKFYESHGFIQTSEMYLEDDIPHIQMKRS, via the coding sequence ATGATAAAATTCGAAATAAAGCGATTTAACGAACTTTCTACAGCTGAACTATATTCTTTGCTACAACTTCGTTCAGAAGTGTTTGTAGTAGAGCAAAATTGCGTTTATCAAGACATTGACGGCAAAGATGAGAAAGCACTTCATGTTATGGGATATTATAACGGTGATTTAGCTGCTTATTCGCGTTTGTTTAATAAAGGTTATTATTTTGATGAAACTTCTATCGGTCGCGTTGTAGTGAGCCCAAAATATCGTGATAAAAAATTTGGTCATGATTTAATGCGTGTTTGTATTGAAGCAATAAAAGAAAATTACAACGAAACAGCCATTACTATCTCTGCTCAAGAATACCTAAAAAAATTCTACGAATCGCATGGTTTTATACAAACTAGCGAAATGTATTTAGAAGATGATATTCCTCATATTCAGATGAAACGTTCTTAG